The sequence AGAAACTGTAAACATCAAATTAGTAACTTCATAAACCCAAGTAACCTGTAATTTTCAGATATTTTTCAGTTTTAATACCTTAAGGATATATAGATGAATTATTCAGAAAAACGCTCAACACTAATTAATGTTCCAAATACAAAGACCATTAGTACCCCCGTTACTATTAAAGCATCGGCTGCTGAGGTTTGGTCAATTGTGGGAGATTTCTCAGGCTTCCATAAATTTGTTGATGGATTAGAACGAATTGAAATGACTGGCGAAGGGGCACGTTCCGTTCGTAAAAAGTTATTTGAAGATGGGCATGTCGTTATAGAGCAGCTCAATCACCGTGATGAACAAAGTATGCTAATGGACTGGAGCTTGATTTACACAAATATGGATATTGGAAATCTATGGTCATCAATGCGAGTTAATCAGATCGATAATGACCACTGTGAAGCTATCTGGGATATTGCCGGTGAACCTTACAATAACGAAACCAACCAAACTGATTTTGAATCGTTTGTCGAAGG is a genomic window of Vibrio crassostreae containing:
- a CDS encoding SRPBCC family protein, which codes for MNYSEKRSTLINVPNTKTISTPVTIKASAAEVWSIVGDFSGFHKFVDGLERIEMTGEGARSVRKKLFEDGHVVIEQLNHRDEQSMLMDWSLIYTNMDIGNLWSSMRVNQIDNDHCEAIWDIAGEPYNNETNQTDFESFVEGFARSCLNNVKEIAESTKAA